The Colias croceus chromosome 21, ilColCroc2.1 genome window below encodes:
- the LOC123701233 gene encoding pre-mRNA cleavage complex 2 protein Pcf11 isoform X1 — MSKEKEIAEEYASSLADLTVNSKPLINMLTILAEENIEHAGVIVDTVEKHLEKVHPDIKLPVLYLVDSIIKNVGGAYTQKFSQSIVNMFTKTFKQVDEKIRSQMFKLRETWHEVFPSTKLYQLDVKVNLIDPAWPIQAQPHQSNIHVNPNFLKKTTPAPSSSTLTEEEEHMRSILAKKEQELLMLQRKKVEMELEQTRRQLQMAEKTAKKLGPVASAMPVAMVNPVVAPPMELAPAVSVKQRLGPPVNKTSGAGRIAPVSGALAAARRDPRLARRPAPPPALAPVAPAPLALAPHAPAPPPIAPNVFDIKPLERVTKRKNVITIDVPNDIREPRRRDPRLERRERRPKKIEKEHKDKPVEAYLEHVSDPKKINKLPPIPKISRTEPKTDPPTPIKRKKDGSREKKKRKESRDSSKDSSSSSPEKKPKNKDKKLKLKERMEVDEKPAEPEVVAFKELKNYHKERYMRRNKEKSESPERPEEKVPEKKVPEESTNLPEVILENKDVDLRVLHPVIAEQAAPIGQKRPSTETLEGKVKKNKLDRFDILFGNEDVDLRQLPQVEELNGPQPAPVVNNVPNDKMDEDDDYKESTPVGSPKKDWNEVKEKESIKKTPSQLDLVRAKLAEATRSKDRLGRPLLFTKSPSIEKERRRTISTDENEARAESGDDFDAEDHKKTISIIMSQAKEQYNDGQLDKNQYNTLMYQVLQLNEKLKLKEAKQRESLEISKRKLKAHIQEENLKVPSPKSSPSERNRFGDIDERITPSAYADSAPEDNMHNQDSDMRVNNHHEEIDGERKTLLPMPPMMPMYPNMGPFPMWRGPRPRMDEFGPRRFRGPIPPFFRGKFDKRMPRPPFDPRMPMPPPLPTPKLGMCQGESPLTPYERSSTPPPLGLPGYEIPQTDYRIIEYIDQDPVKTIQIDGIPREIRFYGETAVIMLDWDDPREIKFLPGCRRVTFDNKDSVVLSFTEGYKQVEIDEQVFDIRFGAPTRELYINGRWYECFFGGQPVGVIIDGKPHLVHLEGPLPQVDIGKAKRTDLVAGKINLIVNATTVCPVYLDAKVQKFQVNGQYFTIRFVDALQTVLINEQPFKVEFGDLPKPILINGEKYFVRFSALPKYIKPGQVEIANMEGKVSSVPKAIVENNEVPMETDLQPQDRPQKSPSPDNENKGLDMLASLMPTSMAPAASSEYSSAEPLFVEPDKIPGLETPAEEKPNPMPVLGNINVNDLFAKLVASGIVSVINEQKPEVKDVKEDVKQKQKEDKSVVHKVDLLKPETLRVKQPAIVAKLYGGMQCSGCGARFPPEHTVRYSQHLDWHFRQNRRERDSARRAHSRHWHYDLSDWVQYEEIEDLEEREKSWFETGGAEEEAAEEVLEAGEAPSVAAGPPAGRHCALCGDAFDQFYNEDREEWHLRNSLQHEGRNYHPACFDDYKASLTKDAPKEESTVDIAEESKDEEAIEIRDVEADESDNESVVEVIDPENDVESEPVEIDEADDGDEDDVVLKAEPVEQVVVEDDADTDDETQAERTKRDELAAIDFAKVKIKQEPVDPDDEPVITAEVESIVAPVIETTQITVTSSIDGNVQLEDATPAPSLPFGGIRININKVPAFVNPQDDKMLEDISADDEPLPPGEEPELEFKLKPQLEGVQLKRQPPVQKGNELSGLCSIM, encoded by the exons ACCACACCAGCACCTAGTTCGTCCACATTAACCGAGGAAGAGGAGCACATGCGCTCGATCCTCGCCAAGAAAGAACAAGAGCTGCTGATGCTGCAGCGGAAGAAGGTGGAAATGGAGCTGGAGCAGACCAGGCGACAGCTCCAGATGGCTGAAAAGACTGCTAAAAAG TTGGGTCCGGTGGCAAGCGCGATGCCGGTGGCGATGGTGAACCCGGTGGTCGCTCCGCCCATGGAACTCGCACCTGCCGTGTCCGTCAAACAGAGATTGGGGCCG CCCGTGAACAAAACGAGCGGAGCGGGTCGTATCGCGCCCGTCAGCGGAGCGCTGGCCGCCGCACGCCGCGACCCGCGCCTCGCGCGTCGCCCCGCGCCCCCGCCCGCCCTGGCGCCCGTCGCCCCCGCGCCCCTCGCCCTCGCGCCCCACGCCCCCGCGCCGCCCCCCATCGCGCCCAACGTGTTCGACATCAAGCCGCTCGAGCGCGTCACCAAACGCAAAAACGTCATCACCATCGACGTGCCCAACGATATACGCGAACCCCGCCGCCGAGACCCTCGCCTTGAAAGGAGGGAACGCCGACCCAAAAAAATCGAGAAGGAACACAAAGACAAACCGGTCGAAGCATACCTCGAACACGTGTCCGACCCGAAGAAAATCAACAAACTGCCCCCGATCCCGAAAATTAGTAGAACCGAACCTAAAACGGATCCACCGACGCCGATTAAAAGAAAGAAGGACGGGTCGCGCGAGAAAAAGAAGCGAAAGGAGAGTCGAGACAGCTCTAAGGACAGCAGCTCGAGCTCACCCGAAAAGAAACCGAAGAATAAAGACAAGAAATTAAAGCTCAAAGAGAGAATGGAAGTTGACGAGAAACCGGCGGAACCGGAGGTTGTCGCTTTCAAAGAGCTCAAGAATTACCACAAGGAGCGCTACATGCGACGAAATAAAGAGAAATCCGAAAGTCCCGAAAGGCCCGAGGAAAAAGTCCCCGAGAAGAAAGTTCCAGAAGAATCTACAA ATTTACCGGAGGTTATTCTGGAAAATAAGGATGTAGACTTGCGTGTTTTGCATCCCGTTATAGCGGAACAGGCGGCGCCTATCGGTCAGAAACGGCCGTCTACTGAAACGCTAGAGggcaaagtaaagaaaaataagcTTGATAGGTTTGATAT cTTGTTTGGTAACGAAGACGTAGATTTGCGACAACTACCTCAAGTAGAAGAATTAAATGGTCCCCAACCAGCTCCTGTAGTAAATAATGTGCCAAATGACAAAATGGATGAAGATGATGATTACAAAGAATCTACTCCTGTTGGTTCTCCTAAAAAGGATTGGAATGAAGTTAAAGAGAAGGAATCTATTAAAAAGACACCGTCACAGTTAGATCTTGTTAGAGCTAAGCTAGCAGAGGCAACTAGGAGCAAGGATCGATTAGGAAGACCGCTCCTATTTACCAAATCTCcaa GTATTGAAAAAGAAAGACGTCGTACAATCAGTACTGACGAAAATGAGGCTAGAGCGGAAAGTGGTGATGATTTCGACGCTGAAGATCACAAAAAGACTATTTCAATAATCATGAGTCAAGCAAAAGAACAATATAATGATGGTCAGCTCGacaaaaatcaatataatacattaatgTATCAAGTGTTGCAACTTAACGAGAAGTTGAAATTGAAGGAGGCAAAACAACGTGAATCGCTTGAAATATCTAAACGTAAATTAAAGGCCCATATACAAGAAGAAAATCTTAAAGTTCCCTCTCCTAAATCGTCTCCCTCAGAGCGGAATAGGTTTGGAGATATCGATGAAAGAATCACGCCATCTGCTTATGCCGACTCGGCGCCAGAAGATAATATGCACAACCAAGATTCCGATATGAGAGTTAACAACCACCACGAGGAAATAGACGGCGAGAGGAAAACATTACTTCCGATGCCTCCAATGATGCCGATGTATCCTAATATGGGACCGTTTCCCATGTGGAGAGGTCCGCGACCAAGAATGGATGAGTTCGGGCCTAGAAGGTTCAGAGGACCAATTCCTCCGTTCTTCCGCGGTAAATTCGATAAGAGAATGCCACGGCCACCTTTCGATCCAAGAATGCCAATGCCTCCTCCACTTCCAACGCCAAAACTAGGCATGTGCCAAGGGGAATCGCCTCTCACACCTTACGAGAGATCATCGACCCCACCACCCCTTGGTCTGCCTGGTTATGAAATCCCACAGACTGACTATAGAATTATCGAGTACATAGATCAAGATCCAGTTAAAACTATTCAAATTGATGGTATTCCTAGAGAAATAAGGTTCTACGGTGAGACGGCAGTGATTATGCTCGACTGGGATGATCCGCGCGAGATCAAATTCTTACCGGGTTGTCGACGCGTCACATTTGATAATAAAGATTCTGTAGTTCTATCATTTACGGAAGGCTATAAACAAGTGGAAATTGATGAACAAGTATTTGATATCAGATTTGGCGCTCCCACAAGGGAGTTGTACATAAATGGAAGATGGTACGAATGTTTCTTTGGTGGTCAGCCAGTTGGTGTCATAATTGATGGAAAACCGCATCTGGTACATTTAGAAGGACCACTCCCGCAAGTAGATATAGGTAAAGCGAAGAGAACCGATCTCGTAGCtggtaaaataaatcttattgtAAACGCAACAACCGTGTGTCCTGTTTATTTAGATGCCAAAGTACAAAAGTTCCAAGTGAACGGACAATACTTTACGATACGTTTCGTAGATGCGTTGCAGACTGTACTTATCAATGAGCAACCTTTCAAAGTTGAGTTTGGAGATCTTCCTAAGCCCATACTGATTAATGGAGAGAAATACTTTGTTAGGTTCTCTGCTTTGCCTAAATATATTAAGCCAGGACAAGTAGAGATTGCAAATATGGAGGGTAAAGTTTCTTCAGTGCCAAAAGCGATTGTGGAAAATAATGAAGTACCTATGGAAACTGATTTACAGCCACAGGATAGGCCTCAGAAGTCGCCTAGCCctgataatgaaaataaag GTCTCGACATGCTAGCAAGCTTGATGCCAACCAGCATGGCGCCGGCCGCGAGCTCAGAGTACAGTTCGGCTGAACCATTATTCGTGGAACCAGATAAAATACCCGGCTTAGAAACGCCTGCAGAAGAGAAGCCCAATCCCATGCCAGTATTAGggaatataaatgtaaacGATTTATTCGCGAAGCTTGTTGCTTCTGGTATCGTGTCTGTGATCAATGAGCAAAAGCCTGAAGTGAAAGATGTTAAGGAAGACGTTAAGCAGAAGCAGAAGGAAGACAAAAGTGTGGTACATAAGGTGGATCTGTTGAAGCCGGAGACGCTACGagt tAAACAACCAGCCATAGTAGCAAAGCTCTACGGCGGTATGCAATGCAGCGGCTGCGGGGCCCGGTTTCCCCCAGAACACACGGTGCGATACTCCCAGCACCTCGACTGGCACTTCCGACAGAATAGACGGGAAAGGGACTCTGCGAGACGGGCACATAGCAGGCATTGGCACTATGATCTGTCTGACTGGGTGCAGTATGAGGAGATCGAGGATTTGGAGGAGCGAG AAAAGAGTTGGTTTGAAACGGGCGGCGCGGAGGAAGAAGCCGCCGAAGAGGTCCTCGAGGCGGGCGAAGCCCCGAGCGTGGCCGCGGGGCCTCCAGCCGGCCGGCACTGCGCACTGTGCGGTGATGCGTTTGACCAGTTCTACAACGAGGACCGTGAGGAGTGGCACCTGCGCAACTCGCTGCAGCACGAAGGCCGGAACTACCACCCGGCCTGCTTCGACGATTATAAG GCGTCACTCACAAAGGATGCTCCAAAGGAAGAATCCACAGTGGACATTGCAGAGGAGAGTAAAGATGAAGAAGCCATTGAGATCAGGGACGTGGAAGCCGATGAGTCGGACAATGAATCGGTTGTGGAGGTGATCGACCCAGAGAATGATGTGGAATCGGAGCCTGTAGAG ATTGACGAAGCAGACGACGGTGATGAAGACGACGTGGTGCTCAAAGCGGAGCCGGTGGAACAGGTGGTCGTGGAGGATGATGCAGACACTGATGATGAGACCCAAGCAGAGAGGACCAAACGGGACGAGCTGGCTGCTATCGACTTTGCCAAGGTCAAGATTAAGCAGGAACCCGTTGATCCAG ATGATGAACCAGTAATAACAGCGGAAGTGGAGTCAATAGTTGCACCCGTGATCGAAACCACACAAATCACAGTGACATCCTCAATAGATGGCAACGTCCAGCTAGAGGACGCCACTCCAGCCCCCAGCTTGCCGTTTGGAGGCATTCGCATCAACATCAACAAAGTGCCAGCGTTTGTGAACCCACAAGATGATAAAATGCTCGAAGACATTAGCGCTGATGATGAGCCTTTACCCCCTGGTGAAGAGCCAGAGCTAGAGTTTAAATTGAAGCCCCAGTTGGAAGGTGTACAGTTGAAACGGCAGCCGCCAGTGCAAAAGGGAAATGAACTGTCTGGATTGTGTTCTATTATGTGA
- the LOC123701233 gene encoding pre-mRNA cleavage complex 2 protein Pcf11 isoform X2 — translation MSKEKEIAEEYASSLADLTVNSKPLINMLTILAEENIEHAGVIVDTVEKHLEKVHPDIKLPVLYLVDSIIKNVGGAYTQKFSQSIVNMFTKTFKQVDEKIRSQMFKLRETWHEVFPSTKLYQLDVKVNLIDPAWPIQAQPHQSNIHTTPAPSSSTLTEEEEHMRSILAKKEQELLMLQRKKVEMELEQTRRQLQMAEKTAKKLGPVASAMPVAMVNPVVAPPMELAPAVSVKQRLGPPVNKTSGAGRIAPVSGALAAARRDPRLARRPAPPPALAPVAPAPLALAPHAPAPPPIAPNVFDIKPLERVTKRKNVITIDVPNDIREPRRRDPRLERRERRPKKIEKEHKDKPVEAYLEHVSDPKKINKLPPIPKISRTEPKTDPPTPIKRKKDGSREKKKRKESRDSSKDSSSSSPEKKPKNKDKKLKLKERMEVDEKPAEPEVVAFKELKNYHKERYMRRNKEKSESPERPEEKVPEKKVPEESTNLPEVILENKDVDLRVLHPVIAEQAAPIGQKRPSTETLEGKVKKNKLDRFDILFGNEDVDLRQLPQVEELNGPQPAPVVNNVPNDKMDEDDDYKESTPVGSPKKDWNEVKEKESIKKTPSQLDLVRAKLAEATRSKDRLGRPLLFTKSPSIEKERRRTISTDENEARAESGDDFDAEDHKKTISIIMSQAKEQYNDGQLDKNQYNTLMYQVLQLNEKLKLKEAKQRESLEISKRKLKAHIQEENLKVPSPKSSPSERNRFGDIDERITPSAYADSAPEDNMHNQDSDMRVNNHHEEIDGERKTLLPMPPMMPMYPNMGPFPMWRGPRPRMDEFGPRRFRGPIPPFFRGKFDKRMPRPPFDPRMPMPPPLPTPKLGMCQGESPLTPYERSSTPPPLGLPGYEIPQTDYRIIEYIDQDPVKTIQIDGIPREIRFYGETAVIMLDWDDPREIKFLPGCRRVTFDNKDSVVLSFTEGYKQVEIDEQVFDIRFGAPTRELYINGRWYECFFGGQPVGVIIDGKPHLVHLEGPLPQVDIGKAKRTDLVAGKINLIVNATTVCPVYLDAKVQKFQVNGQYFTIRFVDALQTVLINEQPFKVEFGDLPKPILINGEKYFVRFSALPKYIKPGQVEIANMEGKVSSVPKAIVENNEVPMETDLQPQDRPQKSPSPDNENKGLDMLASLMPTSMAPAASSEYSSAEPLFVEPDKIPGLETPAEEKPNPMPVLGNINVNDLFAKLVASGIVSVINEQKPEVKDVKEDVKQKQKEDKSVVHKVDLLKPETLRVKQPAIVAKLYGGMQCSGCGARFPPEHTVRYSQHLDWHFRQNRRERDSARRAHSRHWHYDLSDWVQYEEIEDLEEREKSWFETGGAEEEAAEEVLEAGEAPSVAAGPPAGRHCALCGDAFDQFYNEDREEWHLRNSLQHEGRNYHPACFDDYKASLTKDAPKEESTVDIAEESKDEEAIEIRDVEADESDNESVVEVIDPENDVESEPVEIDEADDGDEDDVVLKAEPVEQVVVEDDADTDDETQAERTKRDELAAIDFAKVKIKQEPVDPDDEPVITAEVESIVAPVIETTQITVTSSIDGNVQLEDATPAPSLPFGGIRININKVPAFVNPQDDKMLEDISADDEPLPPGEEPELEFKLKPQLEGVQLKRQPPVQKGNELSGLCSIM, via the exons ACCACACCAGCACCTAGTTCGTCCACATTAACCGAGGAAGAGGAGCACATGCGCTCGATCCTCGCCAAGAAAGAACAAGAGCTGCTGATGCTGCAGCGGAAGAAGGTGGAAATGGAGCTGGAGCAGACCAGGCGACAGCTCCAGATGGCTGAAAAGACTGCTAAAAAG TTGGGTCCGGTGGCAAGCGCGATGCCGGTGGCGATGGTGAACCCGGTGGTCGCTCCGCCCATGGAACTCGCACCTGCCGTGTCCGTCAAACAGAGATTGGGGCCG CCCGTGAACAAAACGAGCGGAGCGGGTCGTATCGCGCCCGTCAGCGGAGCGCTGGCCGCCGCACGCCGCGACCCGCGCCTCGCGCGTCGCCCCGCGCCCCCGCCCGCCCTGGCGCCCGTCGCCCCCGCGCCCCTCGCCCTCGCGCCCCACGCCCCCGCGCCGCCCCCCATCGCGCCCAACGTGTTCGACATCAAGCCGCTCGAGCGCGTCACCAAACGCAAAAACGTCATCACCATCGACGTGCCCAACGATATACGCGAACCCCGCCGCCGAGACCCTCGCCTTGAAAGGAGGGAACGCCGACCCAAAAAAATCGAGAAGGAACACAAAGACAAACCGGTCGAAGCATACCTCGAACACGTGTCCGACCCGAAGAAAATCAACAAACTGCCCCCGATCCCGAAAATTAGTAGAACCGAACCTAAAACGGATCCACCGACGCCGATTAAAAGAAAGAAGGACGGGTCGCGCGAGAAAAAGAAGCGAAAGGAGAGTCGAGACAGCTCTAAGGACAGCAGCTCGAGCTCACCCGAAAAGAAACCGAAGAATAAAGACAAGAAATTAAAGCTCAAAGAGAGAATGGAAGTTGACGAGAAACCGGCGGAACCGGAGGTTGTCGCTTTCAAAGAGCTCAAGAATTACCACAAGGAGCGCTACATGCGACGAAATAAAGAGAAATCCGAAAGTCCCGAAAGGCCCGAGGAAAAAGTCCCCGAGAAGAAAGTTCCAGAAGAATCTACAA ATTTACCGGAGGTTATTCTGGAAAATAAGGATGTAGACTTGCGTGTTTTGCATCCCGTTATAGCGGAACAGGCGGCGCCTATCGGTCAGAAACGGCCGTCTACTGAAACGCTAGAGggcaaagtaaagaaaaataagcTTGATAGGTTTGATAT cTTGTTTGGTAACGAAGACGTAGATTTGCGACAACTACCTCAAGTAGAAGAATTAAATGGTCCCCAACCAGCTCCTGTAGTAAATAATGTGCCAAATGACAAAATGGATGAAGATGATGATTACAAAGAATCTACTCCTGTTGGTTCTCCTAAAAAGGATTGGAATGAAGTTAAAGAGAAGGAATCTATTAAAAAGACACCGTCACAGTTAGATCTTGTTAGAGCTAAGCTAGCAGAGGCAACTAGGAGCAAGGATCGATTAGGAAGACCGCTCCTATTTACCAAATCTCcaa GTATTGAAAAAGAAAGACGTCGTACAATCAGTACTGACGAAAATGAGGCTAGAGCGGAAAGTGGTGATGATTTCGACGCTGAAGATCACAAAAAGACTATTTCAATAATCATGAGTCAAGCAAAAGAACAATATAATGATGGTCAGCTCGacaaaaatcaatataatacattaatgTATCAAGTGTTGCAACTTAACGAGAAGTTGAAATTGAAGGAGGCAAAACAACGTGAATCGCTTGAAATATCTAAACGTAAATTAAAGGCCCATATACAAGAAGAAAATCTTAAAGTTCCCTCTCCTAAATCGTCTCCCTCAGAGCGGAATAGGTTTGGAGATATCGATGAAAGAATCACGCCATCTGCTTATGCCGACTCGGCGCCAGAAGATAATATGCACAACCAAGATTCCGATATGAGAGTTAACAACCACCACGAGGAAATAGACGGCGAGAGGAAAACATTACTTCCGATGCCTCCAATGATGCCGATGTATCCTAATATGGGACCGTTTCCCATGTGGAGAGGTCCGCGACCAAGAATGGATGAGTTCGGGCCTAGAAGGTTCAGAGGACCAATTCCTCCGTTCTTCCGCGGTAAATTCGATAAGAGAATGCCACGGCCACCTTTCGATCCAAGAATGCCAATGCCTCCTCCACTTCCAACGCCAAAACTAGGCATGTGCCAAGGGGAATCGCCTCTCACACCTTACGAGAGATCATCGACCCCACCACCCCTTGGTCTGCCTGGTTATGAAATCCCACAGACTGACTATAGAATTATCGAGTACATAGATCAAGATCCAGTTAAAACTATTCAAATTGATGGTATTCCTAGAGAAATAAGGTTCTACGGTGAGACGGCAGTGATTATGCTCGACTGGGATGATCCGCGCGAGATCAAATTCTTACCGGGTTGTCGACGCGTCACATTTGATAATAAAGATTCTGTAGTTCTATCATTTACGGAAGGCTATAAACAAGTGGAAATTGATGAACAAGTATTTGATATCAGATTTGGCGCTCCCACAAGGGAGTTGTACATAAATGGAAGATGGTACGAATGTTTCTTTGGTGGTCAGCCAGTTGGTGTCATAATTGATGGAAAACCGCATCTGGTACATTTAGAAGGACCACTCCCGCAAGTAGATATAGGTAAAGCGAAGAGAACCGATCTCGTAGCtggtaaaataaatcttattgtAAACGCAACAACCGTGTGTCCTGTTTATTTAGATGCCAAAGTACAAAAGTTCCAAGTGAACGGACAATACTTTACGATACGTTTCGTAGATGCGTTGCAGACTGTACTTATCAATGAGCAACCTTTCAAAGTTGAGTTTGGAGATCTTCCTAAGCCCATACTGATTAATGGAGAGAAATACTTTGTTAGGTTCTCTGCTTTGCCTAAATATATTAAGCCAGGACAAGTAGAGATTGCAAATATGGAGGGTAAAGTTTCTTCAGTGCCAAAAGCGATTGTGGAAAATAATGAAGTACCTATGGAAACTGATTTACAGCCACAGGATAGGCCTCAGAAGTCGCCTAGCCctgataatgaaaataaag GTCTCGACATGCTAGCAAGCTTGATGCCAACCAGCATGGCGCCGGCCGCGAGCTCAGAGTACAGTTCGGCTGAACCATTATTCGTGGAACCAGATAAAATACCCGGCTTAGAAACGCCTGCAGAAGAGAAGCCCAATCCCATGCCAGTATTAGggaatataaatgtaaacGATTTATTCGCGAAGCTTGTTGCTTCTGGTATCGTGTCTGTGATCAATGAGCAAAAGCCTGAAGTGAAAGATGTTAAGGAAGACGTTAAGCAGAAGCAGAAGGAAGACAAAAGTGTGGTACATAAGGTGGATCTGTTGAAGCCGGAGACGCTACGagt tAAACAACCAGCCATAGTAGCAAAGCTCTACGGCGGTATGCAATGCAGCGGCTGCGGGGCCCGGTTTCCCCCAGAACACACGGTGCGATACTCCCAGCACCTCGACTGGCACTTCCGACAGAATAGACGGGAAAGGGACTCTGCGAGACGGGCACATAGCAGGCATTGGCACTATGATCTGTCTGACTGGGTGCAGTATGAGGAGATCGAGGATTTGGAGGAGCGAG AAAAGAGTTGGTTTGAAACGGGCGGCGCGGAGGAAGAAGCCGCCGAAGAGGTCCTCGAGGCGGGCGAAGCCCCGAGCGTGGCCGCGGGGCCTCCAGCCGGCCGGCACTGCGCACTGTGCGGTGATGCGTTTGACCAGTTCTACAACGAGGACCGTGAGGAGTGGCACCTGCGCAACTCGCTGCAGCACGAAGGCCGGAACTACCACCCGGCCTGCTTCGACGATTATAAG GCGTCACTCACAAAGGATGCTCCAAAGGAAGAATCCACAGTGGACATTGCAGAGGAGAGTAAAGATGAAGAAGCCATTGAGATCAGGGACGTGGAAGCCGATGAGTCGGACAATGAATCGGTTGTGGAGGTGATCGACCCAGAGAATGATGTGGAATCGGAGCCTGTAGAG ATTGACGAAGCAGACGACGGTGATGAAGACGACGTGGTGCTCAAAGCGGAGCCGGTGGAACAGGTGGTCGTGGAGGATGATGCAGACACTGATGATGAGACCCAAGCAGAGAGGACCAAACGGGACGAGCTGGCTGCTATCGACTTTGCCAAGGTCAAGATTAAGCAGGAACCCGTTGATCCAG ATGATGAACCAGTAATAACAGCGGAAGTGGAGTCAATAGTTGCACCCGTGATCGAAACCACACAAATCACAGTGACATCCTCAATAGATGGCAACGTCCAGCTAGAGGACGCCACTCCAGCCCCCAGCTTGCCGTTTGGAGGCATTCGCATCAACATCAACAAAGTGCCAGCGTTTGTGAACCCACAAGATGATAAAATGCTCGAAGACATTAGCGCTGATGATGAGCCTTTACCCCCTGGTGAAGAGCCAGAGCTAGAGTTTAAATTGAAGCCCCAGTTGGAAGGTGTACAGTTGAAACGGCAGCCGCCAGTGCAAAAGGGAAATGAACTGTCTGGATTGTGTTCTATTATGTGA